A single region of the Saprospiraceae bacterium genome encodes:
- a CDS encoding ABC transporter permease, translating into MLKNYLLIIARNFRKNSFYILVNVFGLGIAMACCVIAFTNYQFDKHFDAFHSKKDRIFRVDSRKASNSLIHGITPLPLGKEASDRIPEVKQAVRMYSMNTTVKSAETAYNENIHFVDAGFFDLFDFPIIKGSVAELSKPESLVLTEKTAKKYFGNTDPIGQNIEIFAGETFQKAMKVVAIVGEFPFNSSIQFDMVAHLDHVVYQGEPIDLQDWARFTDVTFLELNQPEDKNKVQEQLAQFIPLQNNNRKDWQINAFLLDPLTQMAHHSKDKRADYLTESLPPSAVWGPSIMAFLLLLGACLNFTNTTIALSNRRLKEMGLRKVMGGSRKQLVMQLLGESFGVCLLAFLLSLLLVEILMPMYNAMWSFVALEANYLENIPLVLFMLSSLLGITLFAGAYPAFFISSFSVSQIFRGKVKFSGNNLFSRLMLGSQIMIALIALVGGFVFTRNAAFQRYADMGYLKEGIMAIPVLDGQSYELLKEKAEQHPDIIQVAGASDQIGAIYRNKDIKWRDQDLEAKYLGVGEGYLDMMKVGLVEGRFLDGRRASDFEQAVMVNERLLKSLNIDDPLSQQLYLDSTTYNIVGVVKDFYQGDFFSPIEPLVIRMIQPTNYELLALSAPAEQLTNVNQYLMDQWKTIFPYRPYAGFSQDQVLAEEARITNNIKWLFIFSAMITVVLTIVGLFALISLNIVRRMKEIAIRRVVGASLSQIAVLLNRRYFLITLFGIIIGGVGGYFLAKSILDSIFAVHVGVEIWVLGLASLGVLALVLLTIALKMLGVIRMNPSNILRSE; encoded by the coding sequence ATGCTAAAAAATTACCTGCTCATTATCGCAAGGAACTTCAGAAAGAATAGTTTCTATATTTTGGTCAATGTTTTTGGTTTAGGGATAGCTATGGCCTGTTGTGTCATTGCTTTTACAAATTATCAATTTGACAAGCACTTTGATGCCTTCCATAGCAAGAAGGACCGGATTTTTAGAGTGGATAGCCGCAAAGCAAGCAACAGCCTTATTCACGGCATTACCCCATTGCCTTTAGGGAAAGAAGCAAGTGATCGCATTCCAGAAGTCAAACAAGCCGTCCGTATGTATTCCATGAATACCACGGTCAAATCGGCTGAAACAGCATACAACGAAAACATCCATTTTGTAGATGCTGGCTTTTTTGACCTCTTTGATTTTCCGATCATCAAGGGTAGCGTGGCGGAACTGAGCAAACCGGAGTCCCTCGTCCTGACGGAAAAAACGGCTAAAAAGTACTTTGGGAATACCGACCCGATCGGTCAAAACATTGAAATTTTTGCAGGAGAAACTTTCCAAAAGGCGATGAAGGTGGTGGCTATTGTGGGGGAATTTCCCTTCAATTCTAGCATACAATTTGATATGGTCGCCCATCTGGATCATGTCGTTTACCAAGGAGAGCCGATCGATTTGCAGGATTGGGCGCGTTTCACAGATGTAACCTTTCTTGAATTGAATCAGCCAGAAGATAAAAATAAGGTGCAGGAACAATTGGCGCAATTCATTCCCCTTCAAAACAATAACCGGAAGGATTGGCAAATAAATGCCTTTCTCTTGGATCCACTCACGCAAATGGCCCATCATAGTAAAGACAAAAGGGCTGATTACCTGACAGAAAGCCTTCCACCTTCAGCGGTATGGGGCCCCAGTATTATGGCTTTCCTATTGCTGCTGGGGGCTTGTCTAAATTTCACCAATACCACTATTGCCCTCTCCAATCGCCGACTGAAGGAAATGGGCCTAAGGAAAGTGATGGGCGGCTCCCGCAAGCAGTTGGTGATGCAGTTGTTAGGCGAGAGTTTTGGGGTTTGTCTGCTAGCTTTTTTGCTCAGTCTATTGTTGGTGGAAATATTGATGCCCATGTATAATGCCATGTGGTCATTTGTGGCCCTGGAAGCCAATTATTTGGAAAATATCCCACTGGTCTTGTTTATGCTATCCAGCCTATTGGGGATAACTTTGTTTGCAGGGGCTTATCCTGCCTTTTTCATTAGTAGTTTTAGTGTCAGCCAGATCTTTAGAGGGAAGGTAAAGTTTAGTGGAAATAATTTATTCTCCCGATTAATGTTGGGTTCACAAATCATGATTGCCTTGATCGCTTTGGTGGGTGGATTCGTTTTTACGCGCAACGCTGCCTTTCAACGTTATGCAGATATGGGGTATTTAAAAGAAGGTATCATGGCTATTCCTGTTTTGGATGGCCAATCCTATGAATTATTAAAAGAAAAAGCCGAGCAGCACCCTGATATCATCCAAGTTGCGGGAGCTAGTGATCAGATTGGCGCTATCTATCGCAATAAGGACATCAAGTGGCGAGACCAGGACCTTGAAGCCAAGTACTTAGGGGTAGGAGAGGGATATTTGGATATGATGAAGGTTGGTTTGGTGGAAGGACGATTTTTGGATGGCCGCCGGGCTAGCGATTTTGAGCAAGCCGTCATGGTCAATGAACGACTATTAAAGAGCCTGAATATCGATGACCCACTTTCACAGCAACTATACCTGGATAGTACTACCTACAACATTGTGGGTGTAGTGAAAGATTTTTATCAAGGAGATTTTTTTAGTCCCATAGAACCTTTGGTCATTCGAATGATCCAACCGACAAACTATGAGCTGTTAGCGCTGAGTGCACCTGCTGAGCAATTGACAAATGTAAACCAATACTTGATGGATCAATGGAAAACTATCTTTCCTTATCGTCCCTATGCAGGCTTTTCACAGGATCAAGTGTTAGCGGAAGAAGCAAGGATTACCAATAATATTAAATGGCTGTTTATCTTTTCTGCCATGATTACCGTTGTATTAACAATTGTAGGATTATTTGCCTTGATATCCTTGAATATCGTCCGTCGAATGAAGGAAATTGCCATCAGAAGAGTCGTGGGCGCCAGCCTTTCGCAGATTGCGGTTCTTCTCAATCGACGTTACTTTCTCATCACCCTATTCGGCATCATCATCGGCGGAGTTGGAGGCTATTTTTTGGCGAAAAGCATCTTGGATAGTATATTCGCTGTGCACGTAGGGGTGGAAATATGGGTCT
- a CDS encoding ABC transporter permease yields the protein MFQNYLKSALRNLLNNRLNSFINILGLAVGFAVAILITLYIQHEKSYEKWIAEGDQVYRVYRFWKDGGETVWTPGPLAQTLKEELPEVEQATGVSTSTDVLLQFGQEKIYLDRVGVVDSSFFEVVALPLAAGQGKDVLKPSDGLVISERLARVFFGEEDPIGKVIRINAEDDYTVSGVLAPLGGNTHLDYEAYIRFSRSSTRWTNNNRATYVKLAVGAEVASLESKITALVTPFLEQANRGDGRSIDEANFPDWRLHHLYDIHLNPSATAWFDSNKGNIKYLYIFGMIGLIMLMVACINYINLTTATAAQRALEIGVRKVSGAARSQLVMQFMTEALLQTSIAFFAALVLAELFLPLFNGITDRELQFLQAGLNLRIFEMGGLALLIGLLAGIAPAILISAFKPSLILKRGIERGSKGNLFRRALVMIQFGVSVVLIIVMLIVFRQVNFMMSEDLGFSSDQVVVVPMNLSRSYLKVEALKEAFLDIEGVQSVTTSSSVPGQPLPDWGVIIDGKEPSDTYMSWVDPDYAETLNLTVSEGRFFSKEIASDTLNAFVVNETFIRENGLESPFEAQLRFTYSDANESYRIVGVVKDFHFWGLDRSIGPMIMMYQPNRQITSIKMATQNIEGTIKAIEKLWASVEPEHPFRYSFLDEDFATQYAEQERFGQTMLYATLLTIFIGVLGLFGLATHSTIRRTKEIGIRKVVGATVNNIVLMLVKDFTRWVLFAALLAMPLGYWLMSKWMEDFAFQAAITPLPFIIAVASVLLVAILTVSYQALRTALANPVESLRQE from the coding sequence ATGTTTCAAAATTATCTAAAATCGGCGCTAAGGAATTTGTTGAATAATCGCCTGAATTCCTTCATTAACATCCTTGGCTTGGCGGTAGGTTTTGCCGTGGCCATTTTGATTACCCTGTATATCCAACACGAGAAAAGTTATGAAAAATGGATAGCTGAGGGAGACCAGGTGTACCGCGTTTATCGATTCTGGAAGGATGGTGGAGAGACGGTTTGGACACCCGGGCCACTGGCGCAAACCTTGAAAGAAGAACTGCCGGAGGTGGAACAGGCGACGGGCGTATCTACCTCGACGGATGTCCTTTTGCAGTTCGGGCAGGAAAAAATCTACCTCGATAGGGTTGGCGTGGTAGATAGTTCCTTTTTTGAGGTAGTTGCGCTTCCGCTCGCCGCAGGGCAGGGAAAGGACGTACTCAAACCCAGCGATGGCTTAGTCATCTCGGAGCGCCTTGCCCGCGTCTTTTTTGGGGAAGAAGACCCTATTGGTAAGGTGATCAGGATCAATGCAGAGGATGACTATACCGTCAGTGGCGTGTTGGCCCCATTGGGCGGCAACACGCACTTGGATTATGAGGCCTATATTCGATTTTCGAGGAGCTCGACGAGGTGGACAAATAATAATCGGGCTACCTATGTTAAATTGGCTGTAGGTGCGGAGGTCGCCTCCCTTGAATCCAAGATTACTGCCTTGGTGACGCCTTTTTTAGAACAGGCCAATAGAGGAGATGGCCGTTCAATAGACGAGGCTAATTTCCCTGATTGGCGGCTTCATCACCTGTATGATATTCACCTGAATCCAAGCGCTACCGCCTGGTTTGATAGCAACAAAGGCAATATAAAATACCTATATATCTTTGGCATGATTGGTTTGATCATGCTAATGGTGGCATGTATCAATTATATCAACCTGACGACAGCAACTGCTGCCCAAAGAGCCCTGGAGATTGGGGTGCGAAAGGTGTCCGGCGCTGCCCGGAGCCAATTGGTGATGCAGTTTATGACAGAGGCTTTGTTACAAACAAGTATCGCCTTTTTTGCTGCTTTAGTACTGGCCGAGCTTTTCCTACCCCTATTTAATGGTATTACCGACCGGGAGCTACAGTTCCTGCAAGCAGGTTTAAACCTTAGGATATTTGAAATGGGCGGCCTGGCTTTATTGATCGGGCTATTGGCTGGTATTGCTCCGGCCATTTTGATCTCTGCTTTCAAACCCAGCCTAATCCTAAAGCGAGGCATCGAGCGGGGTAGCAAGGGAAACCTGTTTAGAAGGGCCTTGGTTATGATTCAATTTGGGGTATCTGTTGTCTTGATTATTGTCATGCTTATCGTCTTCCGGCAAGTCAATTTTATGATGAGTGAGGACTTGGGATTCTCCTCAGACCAGGTGGTCGTGGTGCCAATGAACCTTTCCAGGTCTTATCTAAAAGTAGAGGCCTTGAAAGAAGCGTTTTTGGACATAGAAGGGGTACAAAGTGTAACGACTTCTTCGAGTGTGCCAGGCCAGCCTTTACCCGATTGGGGTGTGATTATTGATGGGAAAGAGCCAAGCGACACTTATATGTCCTGGGTGGATCCGGATTATGCAGAAACCTTGAATTTAACCGTCTCGGAAGGACGCTTTTTTTCAAAAGAGATAGCCAGTGATACCCTAAACGCTTTTGTGGTCAATGAAACTTTTATTCGGGAAAATGGATTGGAGTCCCCCTTTGAGGCTCAACTTAGGTTTACCTACTCCGATGCAAACGAATCCTATCGAATTGTTGGGGTCGTGAAAGATTTTCACTTTTGGGGCCTGGACCGCTCCATCGGTCCTATGATCATGATGTATCAGCCCAATCGGCAGATCACCAGCATCAAAATGGCGACGCAAAATATAGAAGGAACCATCAAGGCTATTGAAAAGCTATGGGCTTCTGTGGAGCCAGAACATCCCTTTCGTTATTCTTTTCTGGATGAAGACTTCGCTACACAATACGCTGAACAAGAGCGTTTTGGTCAAACCATGCTTTATGCTACCTTGTTGACTATATTTATAGGTGTGCTTGGCCTTTTTGGCCTGGCAACTCATAGTACCATTCGTCGAACCAAAGAAATTGGTATTCGAAAAGTGGTGGGCGCTACCGTCAACAACATCGTTTTGATGTTAGTCAAAGATTTTACGCGCTGGGTACTTTTTGCTGCGCTATTAGCCATGCCACTAGGTTATTGGCTAATGAGCAAATGGATGGAGGATTTTGCTTTTCAAGCAGCTATTACGCCCCTGCCATTTATCATTGCGGTTGCCTCCGTGTTGTTGGTAGCGATATTAACGGTTAGTTATCAGGCATTAAGAACAGCGCTGGCTAATCCGGTAGAAAGTTTGAGACAGGAATAG
- a CDS encoding ABC transporter permease has protein sequence MFKNYLTIALRYFMRNKLYTAINILGLSIGIAACLVIFLIVNFESNFDKFWQDQDRIYRVYSKFTGAFEGINRGVTTALAPWMADNMTGVAQAAPFHIWSATVTVEGITKLERQAGIVIVDPAYFAVFSNYKWLAGSPAESLGEPNQVVLTPEKTKQYFGLEKPEQAMGRTLVYKDSIALTVSGIVEPPRPSSDLDFKEFISFSTIAHGQLRHDIALNEWGSTSSSSQLFVKLQPDTDISYIEAQLEGARTANLAQDEDNEYAAHFQLQPLDDVHFNSKIGIFDHSRSPAHRSTLFLLSMVAILLLVIAAINFINLETAQAMRRAREVGVRKVLGGTRQELIIQFLTSTFLLTVIAVIMALCLTQWAIGFYEDFIPQGLTFNPLNLYTLGFILLLILSICLIAGGYPAIVLSSFLPVKALKDKVFSVGSSGSGVNLRRSLVVFQFVVAQILIFGTLTVGQQIKFMLNKDMGFDKDAIVYFYTPWRDTTNRKATLIQELKRLPEVVAISNHQAPPAQTGYSTSIMKFRKGEEELTHNVHQKYGDTAYINLYGMKLLAGRNLMPSDTVKEFIINETYSRQLGFDKPEDALNQYISFNKALRPIVGVVADFHLQPLHNTIEPTAIANRTGNCISLKFRTTGKSMGDFAPIIAKVEAQWKQLYPEDVLKYQFMDEAVAKFYKREQQTAKLVKTATTMAILICCLGLFGLISFTTTQRTKEIGIRKILGASVMHIVGILTQNFLLLVLIALLLASPFAWWLSQQWLQDFAYQTELHWWQFALVGVIGLAITLLTVSFHSFRAATANPVESLRHE, from the coding sequence TTGGATGGCTGATAATATGACAGGGGTAGCGCAGGCCGCTCCTTTCCATATTTGGAGTGCGACCGTGACGGTGGAAGGTATAACGAAATTAGAAAGACAGGCGGGGATTGTTATTGTTGATCCAGCTTATTTTGCCGTATTTTCAAATTATAAATGGTTGGCGGGTTCGCCAGCGGAGAGTTTGGGTGAACCGAATCAGGTGGTGCTTACGCCTGAAAAAACGAAGCAATACTTTGGCCTAGAAAAGCCAGAGCAAGCCATGGGTCGCACCCTGGTTTATAAAGATTCTATAGCCTTAACAGTTAGTGGCATAGTGGAACCGCCCAGGCCTTCTTCAGATTTGGATTTTAAAGAATTTATTTCTTTTTCAACCATAGCACATGGCCAGTTGAGGCATGATATTGCTTTAAATGAGTGGGGGAGTACCAGCAGTAGTTCACAATTGTTTGTGAAGCTCCAACCAGACACTGATATTAGCTACATCGAAGCGCAGTTGGAAGGTGCCAGAACCGCTAATTTAGCCCAAGATGAAGACAATGAGTATGCTGCCCACTTTCAACTACAGCCCTTAGATGATGTGCATTTTAATAGCAAAATTGGGATTTTTGACCATAGCCGTTCTCCTGCGCACCGATCGACCTTATTCTTATTATCTATGGTGGCTATCTTATTGCTGGTTATTGCAGCTATCAATTTTATTAATTTAGAAACGGCTCAAGCCATGCGGCGCGCCAGAGAGGTAGGCGTGCGAAAGGTGCTAGGCGGCACCCGCCAGGAACTCATTATACAATTTCTGACCTCCACTTTTTTACTCACCGTGATAGCGGTCATTATGGCGCTTTGCCTGACCCAATGGGCCATTGGATTTTATGAAGATTTTATTCCACAGGGGCTTACCTTTAATCCACTTAACCTCTACACCCTAGGTTTTATTTTGCTCCTGATTTTAAGCATTTGCCTGATTGCAGGCGGCTATCCAGCCATTGTGTTGTCCTCTTTTTTACCTGTTAAAGCTTTAAAAGATAAAGTATTCAGTGTGGGTTCCAGTGGAAGTGGCGTCAATTTGCGCCGTAGCCTGGTTGTCTTTCAATTTGTGGTGGCGCAAATACTCATTTTTGGTACCTTGACGGTGGGCCAACAGATCAAATTTATGCTAAACAAAGACATGGGATTTGATAAAGATGCCATTGTTTACTTTTATACGCCCTGGAGGGATACTACTAACCGAAAAGCCACGCTTATACAAGAATTAAAGCGATTGCCGGAAGTGGTTGCCATTAGTAATCACCAGGCTCCTCCAGCACAGACAGGGTATTCTACCAGTATTATGAAATTCCGAAAGGGGGAGGAGGAATTAACGCATAATGTACACCAGAAATATGGAGATACGGCCTATATCAATTTATACGGGATGAAGTTGCTAGCAGGCCGCAACTTGATGCCCAGTGATACCGTCAAGGAATTCATTATCAATGAGACCTATTCCCGCCAACTGGGCTTTGACAAACCTGAAGATGCCTTGAATCAATACATCTCTTTCAACAAGGCATTAAGGCCAATCGTCGGTGTTGTAGCTGATTTTCACCTGCAACCGCTTCATAATACCATTGAACCTACTGCGATTGCGAATCGAACCGGAAATTGTATCAGTTTAAAGTTTAGGACAACAGGGAAATCAATGGGGGACTTTGCGCCCATCATTGCCAAAGTAGAGGCGCAGTGGAAGCAATTATACCCCGAAGATGTGCTCAAGTATCAATTCATGGACGAAGCCGTAGCCAAATTTTACAAAAGAGAACAACAAACGGCAAAGTTGGTGAAAACGGCTACCACCATGGCTATTTTGATTTGCTGTTTAGGCTTATTTGGGCTTATTTCTTTTACAACCACACAGCGCACCAAAGAAATTGGCATTCGTAAAATCCTGGGTGCTTCGGTGATGCATATTGTTGGTATCCTGACCCAAAATTTCCTCTTATTGGTGCTGATTGCCTTGCTCCTTGCATCTCCCTTCGCCTGGTGGCTCAGCCAGCAGTGGTTGCAGGATTTCGCTTACCAAACGGAGCTGCATTGGTGGCAATTTGCGCTGGTTGGCGTCATTGGCCTCGCTATTACCCTATTAACCGTCAGTTTCCATAGTTTCCGGGCTGCAACAGCCAATCCGGTGGAGAGTTTGCGGCATGAATAG